A portion of the Algisphaera agarilytica genome contains these proteins:
- a CDS encoding secretin N-terminal domain-containing protein has translation MTSRDNDKIKQFLMAAGLGVAFSLTGASYAQAAEGDEPIGLFDENAQSLEGQDVAVDSLGQIDITVKDLEIAKVLQLLSIQSQRNIVASRNVSGKVSADLYGVSFNEALEAILTPNGYGYEEKGNFIYVYTAAELEERQNAMRKTVTKVVRLNYISSADASAFVTPLLSSNGSITATGEVDAGFLPSQSDGGENSFAHADTLLIRDYEENVEEIETVLNELDVRPKQVLVEATILQATLTEQNAFGVDFSVVANFDALADFTNPLGVVDQMINGTNTGGGGTGVSSTVGNTATGNAGIKVGVTGSDASVFLRALDQVTDTTVLAKPNILVLNRQKADLLVGERLGYLSTTVTDTSETQTIEFLDVGTQLSVRPFISEEGNIRLELRPSVSDGTTRLEGGFIIPDETTQELVTNIIVESGQTVVLGGLFVEDTQVGRNQVPGLGDLPFVGAAFKGHDDEMRRSEVIFMVKTTVMDHVDLAILGEKASDRVMDARIGIRNGLLPWSNDKLVSAHLLDAQKHLDAGNTKKALWSVNLALHLAPTSKDAITLKEEITGEPMPYYDQTFFGSLGDDMIDAEIEQLPAEEEVIMLEQSLGSTEPAEEETSTFVAPVAGFTEADKSEAAENDASTTIVVDMFDELTVEGEVADASTPESEAQTPSESEEFEAAVAEVEVDFVVGPTD, from the coding sequence ATGACCTCTCGAGACAATGACAAGATCAAGCAATTTTTGATGGCCGCGGGCCTTGGGGTTGCGTTTAGCCTCACCGGCGCGTCTTACGCCCAAGCCGCCGAAGGCGACGAGCCCATCGGCTTGTTCGACGAGAACGCCCAGAGCCTCGAAGGCCAGGACGTCGCCGTCGACTCGCTCGGCCAGATCGACATCACCGTGAAAGACCTGGAGATCGCCAAGGTCCTCCAGCTGCTCTCCATCCAGAGCCAACGCAACATCGTGGCCAGCCGCAACGTCTCGGGCAAAGTGTCCGCCGACCTCTACGGCGTCAGCTTCAACGAAGCCCTCGAAGCCATCCTCACCCCCAACGGCTACGGCTACGAGGAAAAAGGCAACTTCATCTACGTCTACACCGCCGCCGAACTGGAAGAACGCCAGAACGCCATGCGGAAGACCGTCACCAAGGTGGTCCGCCTGAACTACATCAGCTCGGCCGACGCCTCGGCGTTTGTCACCCCGCTGCTCTCCAGCAACGGCTCGATCACCGCGACCGGCGAAGTCGACGCGGGTTTCCTGCCCAGCCAATCCGACGGTGGTGAAAACTCCTTCGCCCACGCCGACACGCTTCTGATCCGCGACTACGAAGAAAACGTCGAAGAGATCGAAACCGTGCTGAACGAACTGGACGTGCGCCCCAAGCAGGTGCTCGTTGAAGCGACCATCCTGCAAGCCACGCTGACCGAACAGAACGCCTTCGGCGTCGACTTCTCGGTCGTGGCCAACTTCGATGCCCTGGCCGACTTCACCAACCCGCTGGGCGTGGTTGATCAGATGATCAACGGCACCAACACCGGCGGCGGCGGTACCGGCGTCAGCAGCACCGTCGGCAACACCGCCACGGGCAACGCGGGCATCAAGGTCGGTGTCACCGGCTCCGACGCCTCGGTCTTCCTGCGTGCCCTGGATCAGGTCACCGACACCACCGTCCTGGCCAAGCCCAACATCCTTGTGCTCAACCGCCAGAAGGCCGACCTGCTCGTCGGTGAACGTCTGGGTTACCTCTCGACCACCGTGACCGATACCTCGGAAACGCAAACCATCGAGTTCCTCGATGTCGGTACCCAGCTGAGCGTCCGCCCCTTCATCAGCGAAGAAGGCAACATCCGCCTCGAACTGCGTCCTTCGGTCTCCGACGGTACCACCCGTCTCGAAGGCGGCTTCATCATCCCTGATGAAACCACGCAGGAACTGGTCACCAACATCATCGTTGAGTCCGGCCAAACCGTGGTGCTCGGCGGCCTGTTCGTCGAAGACACCCAAGTCGGCCGCAACCAAGTGCCCGGACTGGGCGACCTGCCCTTCGTCGGTGCGGCCTTCAAGGGCCACGACGACGAGATGCGTCGCAGCGAAGTCATCTTCATGGTCAAGACCACCGTCATGGACCACGTCGACCTGGCGATCCTCGGCGAAAAAGCCAGCGACCGCGTGATGGACGCCCGCATCGGTATCCGCAACGGCCTGCTGCCCTGGTCGAACGACAAGCTCGTTAGCGCCCACCTGCTGGACGCCCAGAAGCACCTGGACGCGGGTAACACCAAGAAAGCCCTGTGGAGCGTGAACCTCGCCCTGCACCTCGCCCCGACTTCCAAAGACGCCATCACGCTGAAGGAAGAAATCACCGGCGAACCCATGCCCTACTACGACCAGACCTTCTTCGGTTCGCTGGGCGACGACATGATCGACGCCGAGATCGAACAGCTCCCCGCTGAAGAAGAAGTGATCATGCTCGAACAGTCGCTCGGCTCGACCGAACCGGCCGAAGAAGAAACCTCCACGTTCGTCGCCCCCGTCGCCGGCTTCACCGAGGCCGATAAGTCCGAGGCCGCCGAAAACGATGCCTCCACCACGATCGTCGTCGATATGTTCGATGAGTTGACCGTCGAGGGCGAAGTCGCTGATGCGTCGACTCCGGAATCCGAAGCCCAAACCCCTTCGGAATCTGAAGAGTTCGAGGCCGCCGTGGCTGAAGTGGAAGTCGACTTTGTGGTCGGCCCCACCGACTAA
- a CDS encoding tetratricopeptide repeat protein, whose amino-acid sequence MPSQRTRQRQVLSLAAFMLCATSLIGCTNSHQEWMDNAETRWNGIRSAAMLDMAKGQFEAGALDQAEKTINEAAAVDASNPQLHLMAGRICLERGQLERAYRLFELSKELDGNNAETYYYQGVVLQRWHQHEAALDVYKKAYELEADKANRMLAVAETYVALDRPEDAIALLEEKKFYFDQNAGLRAMLGHLYSMKNEHRLAVENFRQATMLDPENIRYQEELALAQVAANAHADAVHTLKLLLDRPEYSDRNDLKRSLASAEASLGRLDAARQIYIGLTRQDPTNTADWIRLGEICWKTEDLGGALIAANRAITLAPQRHEGYLLSGLVWQKREKFENALEMFDRAAELAPQDSTPLILRGISLQKTDRKAAAAEAYTEALKRNPEDVRAQRLLAQIDTN is encoded by the coding sequence ATGCCCAGCCAGCGCACCCGTCAACGCCAAGTCCTGAGCCTCGCCGCATTCATGCTCTGTGCCACCTCCCTGATCGGCTGCACCAACAGCCACCAGGAATGGATGGACAACGCCGAGACCCGGTGGAACGGTATCCGCTCGGCCGCCATGCTCGATATGGCGAAGGGTCAGTTCGAAGCCGGTGCTTTGGACCAGGCCGAGAAGACCATCAACGAAGCCGCGGCCGTCGACGCGTCGAACCCGCAGCTCCACCTGATGGCGGGGCGGATCTGCCTCGAACGCGGCCAACTCGAACGCGCCTACCGCCTCTTCGAGCTATCCAAAGAACTCGACGGCAACAACGCAGAAACCTACTACTACCAGGGCGTGGTGCTGCAGCGTTGGCACCAGCACGAAGCCGCGCTGGATGTATACAAGAAGGCTTACGAGCTCGAGGCCGACAAGGCCAACCGCATGCTCGCGGTGGCGGAAACCTACGTCGCGCTGGACCGCCCCGAAGACGCGATCGCTCTGCTCGAAGAAAAGAAGTTCTACTTCGACCAGAACGCAGGCCTGCGGGCGATGCTCGGCCACCTCTACAGCATGAAGAACGAGCACCGGCTGGCGGTTGAAAATTTCCGTCAGGCCACCATGCTCGATCCCGAAAACATCCGTTATCAGGAAGAGTTGGCCCTCGCCCAGGTGGCGGCCAATGCCCACGCCGACGCGGTGCACACCCTCAAGCTCCTCCTGGATCGCCCCGAGTACTCGGACCGCAACGACCTGAAGCGTTCGCTCGCTTCGGCTGAAGCAAGCCTGGGCCGTCTCGATGCGGCCCGCCAGATCTACATCGGCCTGACCCGTCAGGACCCGACCAACACCGCCGACTGGATCCGTCTGGGTGAGATCTGCTGGAAGACCGAAGACCTGGGCGGCGCCCTGATCGCCGCCAACCGTGCGATCACGCTCGCCCCGCAGCGTCACGAGGGATACCTCCTCTCGGGGCTGGTGTGGCAGAAGCGTGAGAAGTTCGAGAACGCGCTGGAGATGTTCGACCGGGCCGCGGAGTTGGCCCCGCAAGACAGCACGCCGCTCATCCTGCGTGGCATCTCCCTCCAGAAAACCGACCGCAAAGCCGCAGCGGCCGAAGCCTACACCGAAGCGCTCAAGCGCAACCCCGAGGACGTCCGGGCCCAGCGGCTCCTCGCTCAGATCGATACGAACTGA
- a CDS encoding HD domain-containing phosphohydrolase codes for MTPTQANPAPHRLADRIEAMGLSLLNLNAEGSATFVCGGSWFEKTLVESNIFRRAVKSQFNVLCDGESSLITLFPCVYLAKLKTEPVSAEGQTCEAVLMLGPELLKGEMLHRLLDEAKLDHQATISRIESDRLVNEAEANRIALTLGWMHSDSEVLSLRRRELHHLSEELADNYEELSLLYKLSCSMSLDQPPTHFFNEACAELQEVSGLGWIALQITEEQPRLQQLRGAIYTAGAIDSARPIRQLGRELMRDYGGTTDTTIIDDTAKMPGVASRVGSNLLIVPLVRDGQTLGVLFGGDRTDHEHIDSVDAKLCASLCNTLAIFLENLMFLEDAQSMFLGTLHALTSAIDAKDSYTFGHSERVALLSEMLARAAGIDEATVERIYLAGLVHDVGKIGVPERVLCKAGRLTDDEFELIKMHPGIGANMLRDIRQMEDLIPGVFYHHERWDGSGYPEKRAGHDIPLFGRVIGLADAFDAMSSDRTYRSALRIEEVLAEIERCMGSHFDPDLAEVFLNLDFEPYFNMIQNHHAARSFGSDSVKGSTSS; via the coding sequence ATGACCCCGACCCAAGCCAACCCCGCACCCCACCGGCTGGCCGATCGCATCGAAGCGATGGGTCTGTCGCTGCTGAATCTGAATGCCGAAGGCTCGGCCACGTTCGTCTGTGGCGGATCGTGGTTTGAGAAGACGTTGGTCGAATCCAACATCTTCCGCCGCGCGGTGAAATCTCAGTTCAACGTGCTGTGCGACGGCGAGTCGTCGTTGATCACGTTGTTCCCCTGCGTGTACCTGGCCAAGCTGAAAACAGAACCCGTGTCCGCCGAAGGTCAGACCTGCGAAGCGGTGTTGATGCTGGGGCCTGAACTGCTCAAGGGCGAGATGCTCCACCGCCTGTTGGATGAAGCGAAACTCGACCATCAGGCAACGATCAGCCGGATCGAATCCGATCGGCTGGTGAACGAGGCCGAGGCGAACCGTATCGCGTTGACGCTGGGGTGGATGCACAGCGACAGCGAAGTGCTTTCGCTTCGTCGCCGTGAACTCCACCACCTCAGCGAAGAGCTCGCGGACAACTACGAAGAACTGAGCCTGCTGTACAAGCTGTCCTGCAGCATGTCGCTGGACCAGCCGCCGACGCACTTCTTTAACGAGGCTTGTGCCGAGTTGCAGGAAGTCAGCGGCTTGGGCTGGATCGCGTTGCAGATCACCGAAGAGCAGCCGCGGCTGCAGCAACTCCGCGGCGCAATCTACACCGCCGGTGCCATCGATTCCGCCCGGCCGATCCGTCAGCTCGGCCGCGAGCTGATGCGCGATTACGGCGGCACCACCGACACGACGATTATCGACGACACCGCCAAGATGCCCGGCGTCGCTTCCCGGGTCGGCAGCAATCTGCTGATCGTCCCCCTGGTGCGTGACGGCCAAACGCTCGGCGTGTTGTTCGGCGGCGATCGGACCGACCACGAGCACATCGATTCGGTCGATGCCAAGCTCTGCGCCTCGTTGTGCAACACGCTGGCGATCTTCCTGGAAAACCTCATGTTCCTGGAAGACGCCCAGTCGATGTTCCTGGGCACGCTGCACGCGTTGACCAGCGCGATCGATGCCAAAGATTCGTACACGTTTGGTCACTCCGAACGCGTCGCGCTGCTGTCGGAGATGCTCGCGCGGGCGGCCGGGATCGACGAGGCGACGGTCGAGCGCATCTACCTGGCGGGTCTGGTCCACGACGTGGGCAAGATCGGCGTGCCGGAGCGCGTCCTGTGCAAGGCGGGCCGGCTCACCGACGACGAGTTTGAACTGATCAAGATGCACCCGGGCATCGGCGCGAACATGCTCCGCGATATCCGTCAGATGGAAGACCTCATCCCCGGGGTGTTCTACCACCACGAACGGTGGGACGGCTCGGGCTACCCCGAGAAGCGAGCGGGACACGACATCCCGCTGTTTGGCCGGGTCATCGGCCTGGCCGACGCGTTCGACGCGATGAGCTCGGACCGCACCTACCGGTCCGCGTTGCGTATCGAAGAAGTGCTCGCCGAGATCGAGCGGTGCATGGGGTCACATTTCGATCCCGACCTGGCCGAGGTGTTTCTGAACCTCGATTTCGAACCCTATTTCAACATGATCCAAAACCACCACGCCGCACGGAGCTTCGGCTCGGACTCGGTGAAGGGCAGTACCTCGTCATGA
- a CDS encoding STAS domain-containing protein: MKLSHEDQHELTVLTLQGDLANDETDRFRRAALERIDARIRDFVLDLEGLEGIDSQGLESLLWLQEQCDERLGQVRLAGCQEHMSAVLKMTRLDNRFECCEDVESAIKSLG; this comes from the coding sequence ATGAAACTATCACACGAAGACCAACACGAACTCACCGTTCTGACGCTTCAGGGAGACCTGGCGAACGACGAAACCGACCGCTTCCGCCGTGCCGCGTTGGAGCGGATCGACGCGCGGATCCGTGACTTCGTCCTCGACCTCGAGGGGCTGGAAGGCATCGATTCGCAGGGACTCGAGTCGCTGCTTTGGTTGCAAGAGCAATGTGATGAACGGCTCGGGCAGGTCCGGCTGGCGGGTTGTCAGGAGCACATGAGTGCGGTGTTGAAGATGACGCGTTTGGATAACCGCTTCGAGTGTTGTGAGGACGTCGAGTCCGCCATCAAGAGTTTGGGATAA